In Punica granatum isolate Tunisia-2019 unplaced genomic scaffold, ASM765513v2 Contig00450, whole genome shotgun sequence, the DNA window TCCCGAAGGTGCATCATGTTGCGCCAATTCTTTGACTTTGTTCACAAAATTTGTCACGTGCGCACATCGTAATACATATGGTTGCTAGACTTGCGAGTCGAGACGTATAATtgcacgattctacgattcatgGGGACTAGCGATCCCTATTTCGCCCCGGAGATTGAAATTTTAGAATCGTGGTAGGATCGCGTCCAAAGTAGTAGAATTGTAGGATCGGCGCGATTTACCTATCCTAAATTAGGCTCAAAACTAAAAATTGGATCAAGCCCAATCTAGTTGTTCGGCCCATAGAGCAATCcgactaaattttttttttgttttttttttctcttctacTGATCAACGAATGAATGAAAATCGACTcatgacttttacattctgtTGAAATgtcgaagaaagaaaagactCCAGTGTTAGCTCCCCATTGTTGAAATCTTGTCTTTTCCTATTGAAATTGCCTTCTTCCCCCGCTCAAATTGCCGATTGTAATCGTTGTCCTTCCTCTTTCAATTGAAATTGCAGATTGTAATCGTCGTCCTTCGAGCATTGTTGCGTACTGCTGTCTACTTTGAGATCTCCGCTGCTGCCTACTGTGCGTTGATGATGTTGTCATTGAAGATTTGTATGAGATTTGATCTGTTTGTTCATCCTATATTATGTTGttagttttttatttctatttcgaTACTTAAATTTATGAATTGTGATTTGATTTTTGGTAATTTATAACGACATCGTGTGCTTTTACATATAAGGATTAATCTTTTCTACTAAGGAAGATaaaatacacacacatatatatatatgtgctatttttttttaattacagataaaaattagaattttACGATTCACAATTCACGATTTCACATTCTTGactgattctaggtagaatcctTGGTAATACATGCTTTCAACTTTGCAGTTCCTCCGCAGGAAGCTTGGAAACAGAAAAGATGGATACGAAGAAGCTGAGTGTCTATGCTCAGATCATTTAAAATGTTGGAAGCATCAACTCAAGGATGTATCGGAGATCGGCGAAGTTCGTGCTGAAGAAGGTGAATCTTCGGAAAGAAGCATCCTAAGCTAGCTACCCCGCTACCCCTTCCCCTGGAAACTCCTACTATTTCTTTCAGGCTGCCATGGCAGTAGGCTAGAGCATCGCATCTCTTTTGGGATTGTTTCGCGTTCAATATAGACAAGAGTTATTGCAATTATAACTTTTGACATATTGTATGATcttcaattgtttttttttttttgggcacaTCTTCTCATACATTTACTAGGAAAATTAGCAGTAAACGCAATATAGATTTCATATTGCTTCTAAAGCCACAGCTACAGCtttgttaaaatttttaacccCTGTCAGGATCCTGGGTATGCTGGCATAACTAATGACAGGTATCAGCACATTAATCTACGGTTTCGAAACACAAACAGTTAAAAGTACTTCCTTAGGCCATGCGGCTACGCTTGTTTCTATGCTGTAGTAGGGAATGACCACTAATTACCGGGGAGATCAGAGCAAGCTTCTCTTCAGCCTGACGAAGAAGAATAACCTTCGGGCCTATCATGGAGTAACAAACAGAATGCAAACACAACTTTAGCAAGTCTGAATTGTTATTCCATTATACAAACTTATGAAAAAGCACTAAGCACTACTACTGGTAGCATTAAGATGAATGAGCATATTTGTGGAAGCACAAGCAAAACTGACAACCCCGAAGGGTCAGCACAAGGGTCAAACGACCCGTCCTCAACTACAAGCTCAAGGAAGTGGTGGGTCGACTAACAAGGGCAAACCAAAGCTGGGTGGACAAAATCCAAGCAAAAGTCGGTCTAACTTGAAAACGGGAAAGGACAGATAACTGAAAATGGTAACATTCGCAACATTAATTGATTTAACCAAGAGAAGATCATGAGATTGCAAGCTGATATCAAAGCAACAGATGATAATGGGTGCAGCTACACATACTGAGAAAGTATTGAGTATCAAAACTGCAAACGATTAGCAGAAGATAAACATCATCAGTACAGTAAAGAACGAATGTATGGTGAAAATATGTGCATCCATATGGAAGTTGAAGAAACATACAAGGTAGCGGTTCTGACAAACCAAGGAGCATTCGTAGTTCATTTGTTTCTCCATGCTCGAAAATAGAACCTGAAAGAACGCCTAGCTCATTGGGACAAAACGCAGGGGTTAATTCAAAGACCACTATAAGCCTCAAGAGAGCCAACACCCTGAAAGTGTAATCATCGTCTGAAGATGCACTCAGCTGAGCCTTCCATTGGTTGGCCAGTGCCATTGCACCCTCCTTCACCTGAGGCTTAATCTCCGGTGAAGCCTCACCTAAGTAGCGTAAGAGCAACACGCAGCTTCTCTTGGTTACGCCACTATTGAATCTTTTCACATTCTTTCTTGAACTCGGGGAGTAAACTTCCTGCATAGCCTGTAAAACCAGCTTCGCGGGATCGAGCGACTTTTCTATCTTTTCTAAGAGCTTCTGCTGGACAACAAGAATGTTATCTCCCTTCCTCAATTCATCCTCTGCCCTCTTCTCCTCCAGTAATTTTTGCATCATATTCAACCGTTCTTGCTGGGATTTTAACTCCATAAGCTGCTCTTGGAGCTGTCTGTCCTTTCCCTGTAGTATCCTGGAGCATCCCTCGAACGAAGCTTGGGCCGAATGGAGTTTTCTGGGGCATTCGTCTCTTTCAGCTCTAGCTGAAGCCAGTTCCTTTTGACTAAACTGGAGTTGCTCCTCACTAGACTTCAAGTCTCCTTCCCTTTCGACAGTCTTGGCAGATTCGAGCTCCTTTTTCATTTCGAGCTCGGTATTCAGGCTCTTGATAGAGGTACATAATACTTGGTGCCTTCTCTCTTTCAAGTCAAGATCACCTCCGACTTTTTTGATGGTATCATGGAGGGAAGCAAGCTCTGCTTTCTTCAAGGAGATCACACTCGAGTACTGTTGTGAACATTTCTGAAGAGACTCCACTTTAACCTCCTTTTGTCCGTCCATCTTGAGATCATTCACAGACTTCTCGAGCGATGCCAGTTCGCTCCTTTTCGAGTCGACCTCAGTGGAGCATGCTATGATGGACTTTTGAATGGCATCATAATCCTTCTTCTTGGATGTGAGCTCCTCATTAAACTCATCAATCAATGTTTTGGTCGAGCTGAGCTGTCTCTCCTTCAAATCGAGCTCCCTTGTGCATTCCGCTAGCAACTTTTGAATTTCATCCAGTTCCATCTTCTTCGAATCGAGTTCAGTGCAGCAGGTCTTTAATGAATCTTGCAGGGAAAGCAATTCCTGGTTCTTCTTCTGGATGGCTCTATCAGATGCCCTAATAGATTGCTTGATCGAAGTCAATTGATCATTCTTCGAGTCGAGGTGCTTGCAGACGTCATTGATAGCCGTCTGAATCCACTCCAGTTCATCAATCTTAAACTCAAGCTCCCTCGAACGTTCCTTGAGCGAGTCCTCCGTCGACTGCAGCCTCAAAGTTTTCTCCTCCAGTCCCATGGAACACTCCTCAAGCAATTTCTGCACTGAATTAAGATTCTCCTCTCTCGAATTATGCTCATTCAAAGCCGCCTCGATTCTCCTCTGCAGGTCATCTAGCTCCTGCTTTTTCATCTCGGACTCCCTTCGACAATCCTCGACGGACTCGCTCACAGAAATAAGCTCCTTCTCCTTAACTTCAGTCTCACCGAGACATTCAGGCTCAGCGACAGACTCCGTCACCACCGATGCCAGACAATCCTCGTTCTCTCTGCATTCCTTCCAGCACTCCTCGAGCATCCTCTCCAACAGGCTCAACCTCATGACAACCTCTCCCTTGAAATCCTTGGCCTTCTTCTCCACCTCCCTCTCCTCGGACACGACCTCGGCAAACCTCTCCTCGACGGAGCTCCCCTTGACCCCGAGTTGCTCCAGCCTTTCATCGGTGGCCTTGGAGATGGAGTCGAGATGCTCCTCCAAGTCCCGCCACCGGCGGCCGAACAGCAGGACGGCATTTGCCTGGGCTTCGACCAGGTCTAGAGTTCGACGCAGGCTCTCCTCTTTGCACAGAGCTAACCCTAGATCGTCTGAGAGTGTCCCCATTTCtcgacacagagagagagagagacagagacagagacagagacagagaaagCGGAGTCTGTCCCCTCACCTCCGCCGCTTCAGAGCTGTAACTGCCAGTAAGAAAGGAAGGCGAAGGAAAGGACTACGGGTTCTTCTGATTATGATTAAGGAATCTAATTTaattaagggtaaattacccaaaaaaaatcaaaaattaactttccaatttatttcaattttagcaTGAATTCTTTTTATCTTAACAATTCACCAGTTATCGGTTTAGTAACAATTATAGCACgatattacatttttttgttaacTTTAATGGAATTGCTGATGTGACAGTTATCGGTGCCACTTGACTCATATTCTTTGGccttaaatatttttctaataaaaggTATtctgaaaaccgaaaagaaaaacaaaaacaaaaaagaaagggaaaaccCGACTAGGATTTCaatggaggaagaggaggggaGAGGCCGGCGGTAGGAGCGTGTTTGGCGGCCACCGCCTAGCCATTTCGTGTCGTCGGTGACCGCAGAATGCGGTGGCAACCTTCGATGAGGTTCTTACAGActgaatttagaaaaaaaggagtcacaataaaaaaaaaaaaggaagagggGGGGCTGACGCCCTCTTCCCCATTTCCCTCCAACCGAGATTGCTAGCGACTTTTATTGTCACTGATGACCAAATttggggatttttttttaatccaatCGATGGGGCCTTAGCAGCGACCAGAACCTCAATCGGAGTTACTGGTGAATTCTATTGGGgttcctctcttttttcttttttcttttttaattcgGGCAATGGAGGCCTTGATAAAGGCCATTGTCGCCCCTGTTGGGTAGTCAGCGACCCCAGTTGGGGAGGTGGTGGCTACAGGAAGAGCCCCCACCACTGCCCTCCCCCTTGTCTTCCTCTAAGAACCAGATTAGGGTTCTCCtttatcttttatctttttatattttaattttcaaaatatatttatatttaaaaaccATTGGGACTCATTATGAACCACGTCAGCAATTTCGTTtgaattaacaaaaaatatgaTGTTGTGCTAAATTTGGTACGAAACTAATACTTGATTAATTTTACGGATTTAAAAAAAGTTGGTGCTAAACTTGAAAAAAGTGTAaagtttgttatttttttagtaatttaccATCGGACCAAAATGActtatggtgcgtttggtttcagagttaaagtaacttcgattttgattttgattttgattatggaaaatgacaaatgagatgtgattataaatttgacttgggaaacgtgtgttttgttgtgtagtgtgttgagttaaaattaaaattaaaatttttgacttgggaaatgtgtgtttttgttgtgtagtgtgttgagttaaagttaaagttaaaattttttgattcTCTATCCAAATAAGGCCAAGTATTTAgccatttttaaaaataaattttcaattattttaataaggaaaaaaaaagaagtgagAGGGAACGGAGGGAGCTCGGGTGGGGCTCAACCCTATGGCGACCTCGCCTTGGGGGTAGGTCGTTGGCTAGGGAGCCTAGGCGGAGCTCCCCAACGAGCCTctcctaaattttttttttcaaaaaataataaaatgatgtCGTTTTGGGTAATCCAATGCAACGTCGTTTTGGGGAGTTCCGGTGGGGGCTTCcctaatttaaaagaaaaaaattaaaattaaaattaaaatttttttaaattggaCAATATTACATCGTTTTTGggtccaattaattttttattcattctTTTAACGCTATTAAGTCACGTCATATTTCCCTCAATTACATTTAATGTCTGACCATTTTGACAGACGGAAAAGAACTTCACATATCAGTTGATAGCAAAATTTCTTATTGTATCGAATTGACTATAAAAGATAACTTTATGTATCAAAATGATAGTTTTCTCCGACTTCTTAAGGGTTCAACTTATCTATCCAAAAATATATTGCACTTTTATCggtattttaaattttaaacgaatatttttttggttcaaGTATCAGACGATATATGagtattataaaatttaagtaagtttgtgtgtatatatatatatatgtattttcagTAAAGTTGGGACTCAGCTAGCTAAAACAAATGGAGGAGACTGGGAGAGGAGGAAATGAGACTTCTCTATTTGTGAACAAAGAACTTCATCTCTGCCTCTCATATTTTTCCTTAGACAATAATGTAATTGCACATTCTCACACAATTAACTGATGCATTCATCGAAATAGAATGTATCGCACAAGAAATCAAAGAGGTGATCGAATTGAAGAGATGAATTCAAAACCAGgcataattttcttcttcgaaAAGTTCCCCTTTTCTGGAGTTTTTGAATAATACGTAACTGCACCTTTGATATACATAGTCGCAAAAAGAAGTATCCAAGAGTCGTGATTTCCACCAAAAACCCGATCATTTCCTGTTAGTTATCATAACTTATTATAGCAGAATTCAGTGATCCCGAGCAGCATATAACAGCAAcgtgaggaaaaaaaatggaggaaACTGCTTTCTCTTGTGTACTAACTGAGAGAGGAACGGGTCGAGGGAACAGTGTTTTCAGCATGAGCACGCTCTCGTAAGTGAAATCCCAACTGCAAACACGCCGAGCCAAAAGGAAACTTGAGTGAACTTtgaaagaatgaaaaagagaagaatcagatgttggaaattatggctaatgggtgaatgagaaaattgctcacgagctaatgactcttgattttcttggtggttacaagaaatgaatgaattgcattcatgaataatcaaatacaattaacacatatattgaatatatgtgagttattccccataaaaggagaataggaagagtcatATAACGGATGGAACCCGTAGTCTATAAAAGGAGCAcacggcaaaaaggaaaatgacaaGAGAGCCTCATGCCATTTGCTTCCTGCAGCCGTTTtctgaaaaggaaaagaaaagagaagaaaagtctTCCCTTGGTTGCAATTCCCTAAGAAGAAGAGCTTCCTTTTACTGAGACTAAAAGGAAATTGCACAAGTGATTGgctacaatttttttttacgaaggattcgacctcaaaagtgttcacgcttctcttcgagttcgctgaagcgttgctgttcgtgctgctgcttcgcttgttgccgttttaCCCTGAgaaacgattgtccacgtGACCTCAAGCATCcaggaggggacaattctgtttcaaggggtttgtgtctaacacaggactcggctctctcgtatctttcggtttcgcctttgtttcggtttgaatttccaagttcttacactagtgaaattcatttaattttatagcatTTTATTTATCCGAATtgctatttgaattatcgttcaattttgtgacttattaaggctaattaagttttttattACAATCTTGAAACAGACTTTGTTATTTGAACGATTCGAATGGCGTCGGGGAACGATGGAGATACGACCAACGGAAGCCAGACTactggctccggccctgctccTATCTTGCCTAACCATTTGGTTAGCCAAAACGTGGCTGCTCCCTCGATGGTCCCTGTGAACCATGTCGAGAAGCCTGAGAAGTTCAATGGGTTGAACTTCAAGAGATGGCAGCAAAAGATGCTATTTTACCTCACAACTCTGAACCTTGCAAGATTCTTGACTGAAAATGCTCCAACCCTATCTGTGGGGGAGTCAGATGTGCAGGCTCTCAGTGCGCTTGACGCTTGGAAGCACTCCGACTATCTTTGCCGGAATTATATCATGAATAGTCTTCATGATTCCCTGTATAGTGTCTATCAAGGGTTTAAGACGGCAAAGGAACTATGGGAATCCTTGGAccgtaaatataaataagagGATGCCGGTGCGAAGAAATTTCTCGTCGGACGATTCCTCGATTTTAAAATGGTGGATTCAAGGACCGTAATGAGTCAAGTGCAGGAATTGCAAGTGCTCTTACATGAGATTCAGGCTGAGGGGATGGCTCTAAGTGAATCCTTCCAAGTGGCTGTTGTCATTGAGAAGCTGCCTTCTGGTTGGAaggatttcaagaattatctGAAGCATAAGCGAAAGGAGATGACAATGGAAGATCTTGTTGTCAAGCTTCGAATTGAAGAAGACAATAAAAACTCCGGAAAGGATCTCATCCTCCCTGCTGCTAAGGTAAATGTCATGGAGCAAGGGCAAAGctctaagaaaaaaaaaggcaagaagaagCTGGGTACGAATGGAGGAGTCTTCAAGCCCAAGTTTCAGGGGAAATGCTTCAACTGTGATAAGAAAGGTCACATATCTGCTGACTGCAGGctcccaaaaaggaaaaaggaccATGAAGCAAACGTGGTTAATGAAATGGTTCGAGATGTGGCAGATATCAACCTATCTGCTGTGGTTTCAGAGGTGAACCTCATTGGGTCCAACCCAAAGGAATGATGGCTTGATATCGGTGCCACCAGACATGTGTGCTCAAACAGAGACCTATTCACTATGCTCGAACCAGTCACTGGGGAGAGGATCTATATGGGAAACTCTGCCCATTCTGCTGTTGAAGGTCAAGGCAAGGTAGTCTTAAAGATGACTTCGggaaaggagttgactctgAACAATGTATTGTACGTACCTGAGATTCGGAAGAATTTAGTCTCCGGGTCATTGCTGAACAAACATGGGTTCAGGATGGTTTTTGAGTCGGACAAAGTTATTTTGTCCAAGTCTGGAATGTACGTAGGAAAGGGATATGTGTGTGACGGGCTTTTTAAGCTCAATGTAATGACcataatcaataagaattctGGTTCTTCTGCGTATTTGATTGAGTCTCCTGATTTGTGGCATGGAAGACTAGGtcatgttaattataatactttgcgtagattaattaacttgaatcacatacctacattccaaattgattcacagcacaaatgtgaaatttgtgttgAGGCAAAATTGACAAAGTCACCCTTTCAAACGATTGAAAGGAACACCGAGCCACTTGATCTAATTCATAGTGATGTATGCGATTTAAAGTTCGCAACAACAAGAGGaggtaataattattttattacctttatcgatgatagtacaaaatactgttatgtatatttgttgaaaagcaaagataaggccatagagaaatttgttctctataaaaatgaagttgagaatcaactcaacaagaaaatcaagagattgaggAGTGACAGAGGAGGCGAATACGTAACGCCTTTCGGGGAATTCTGTGCACAATACGGAATTATACACGAAGTGACTGCACCCTATTCACCTCAATCGAATGGTGTTGCTGAACGCAAAAATCGCACATTGAAAGACATGATGAATGCGATGATATTAAGTTCATAATTACCTCAAAATATGTGGGGTGAAGCAATATTGTCAAGTAATTACCTATTAAATAAGGTGCCttgaaaaaaagggaaaagacacCGTATGAATTATTCAGAGGTAGGAGATCATCCTACGATCACTTGCGAGTGTGGGGGTGTTTGGCAAAAGTAGTCGTTCCGGcaccaaagaaagtaaagatcAGTCCTAAAACGGTGGACTGCATCTTTATTGGCTATGCACATAATAGTAGTGCTTATCGATTTCTTGTGCATGAATCTAAGATTCCCGATATACACAAGAACACGATAATGGAATCAAGGAATGCATCGTTCTTTGAAGATGTATTTCCATGTAAATTGAATGAGACATCGAGTTCATCGAAACGAACCTCACGCACTATGAATGATGGACTTCATGACGTAGATCATGAAAGGCAGGGTTCGGATGAAGAGATTGAACCTAGACGCAGCAAAAGagctagaattgaaaaatcatttgggaatgattttctgacatatttgttagaaaatGAACCACAAAGCTATGCTGAAGCAGTGAATTCCTCTGAGGGACCTCTCTGGAAGGAGgcaatcaaaagtgaaattgaTTCGATTCTGCGAAATCACACTTGGGAATTAGTGGATCTCCCCACTAGTTGTAAACCCTTAGGATCCAAATGGatctttaaaaggaaaatgaaagcagatggatccattgataagtacaaggccaggcttgtaattaagggatacaagcaaaaggaaggcttggactattttgatacttattctCCTGTGACAAGAATAAATTCCATTAGGATGATACTTGCAGTTGCGGCATTGCGTAATTTGGAAGTTCATCAAATGGATGcgaaaacagctttcctaaaTGGAGATTTAGATGAAGATATCTATATGGAGCAACCCGAGGGGTTCGTGGCtccaggaaaagaaaggaaagtctGTAAATTGGTCAAATCATTGTATGGGTTAAAACAAGCGCCAAAACAGTGGCACGAAAAATTCGATAATGCAATGATTTCCAAAGGATTTAAGATCAATGAGTGTGATAAATGTGTGTACATTAAAGAAACGGAAAATGGTTACGTCATTTTATGTCTCTACGTGGATGACATACTCATTGTTGGTAATGATGACAGAATGATCAAATCTACGAAAAATATGTTGAATTCAAGATTTGATATGAAAGATATGGGACTCGCTGATGTgattttaggaattaaaatcatgagaacATCAGATGGACTAATTTTGAGTCAGTCACActacataaataaaattctagaaaaatttaacaaaagtgattctggaatttcaaagactccaatagacaataatcttcatctatcaaagaatagaaaagagaGTATTTCTCAGCTAGAATACTCGCGGGTCATTGGAAGTCTGATGTATCTGATGAGTTGTACTAGGCCTGATATTGCATACTCGGTTAGTAGACTCAGTAGATATACGAGTAATCCGAGTGGAGACCATTGGAAGGCAATTGTCAGGGTACTCAAATACCTTAGATACACTCGAGATTACGGGCTGCACTATACCAGATATCCAGCTGTCCTAGAGGGATACAGTGATGCGAATTGGATATCTGATATAACGGATTCAAAATCCATTAGTGGATATGTGTTCACACTAGCAGGTGCAGCAATTTCATGGAAGTTCTCGAAACAAACTGTTATCGCTAGGTCCACAATGGAATCTGAGTTTATTGCTCTGGATAAATGTGGAGAAGAAGCTAAATGGCTACGCCATTTTCTAGAGGACATTCCTCAATGGGAAAAACCTGTGCCACCAATTTGTATCCACTGTGACAGTCAAACGGCAATTGGAAGGGCACAAAGTAATATGTATAATGGTAAGTCTAGACATATACGTCGTAGACACAACACCATTAGACAACTGATCTCAACTGGAATTATCTCTATTGACTACGTGCGGTCAAAGGATAATATAGCGGATCCGCTAACCAAAGGGTTAAGTAAAGAACAGTTTGAGAAGTTGTCAAAGGGAATGGGTCTAAAGTCCATTAGAGGAAAGGTTTTATAGCGGACACCCAACCTAGCTGACTGGAGATCCCAAGATCTAGGTTCAATGGGACAACCAAGTTATACAACCGAATTAAATCACCGTGGGGGAGAAAATCCCTGGACCATTCCTTGATGAAACAGTGATAAACGGATAAAGCTAGCAATCTAAAACTGCTTTAATGATATGTGAAATCACCTATGTGAGAGAGAAGTGAGGCCGTTTTAGAGGAGAATTTTTATGGACTTAATTCTTCAGAAACTCTCGCAGAACCAGAACGGTGTTCCATGGCAAAAATGGACACAACTATGAGAACCGAAGGAAGTCAGTTGAATCTTGTGTGAGGTGTGTAATATCTTTACACAAAACAGCGGAACAATTCAAGGACAACTTGTCTATTAGACTGCTAGTAAAGTACATGCATTTTCACAAGGGAAGGTTCAAGGGTGGTGACACCTACCTATCCTATACAAGTTCAACTGGTGAACACTATCTACAAGTCgaaacaaaacaatttccattcatgtgggggattgttggaaattatggctaatgggtgaatgagaaaattgcttacgagctaatgactcttgattttcttggtggttacaagaaatgaatgaattgcattcatgaataatcaaatacaattaacacatatattgaatatatgtgagttattccccataaaaggagaataggaagagtcatATAACGGATGGAACCCGTAGTCTATAAAAGGAGCAcacggcaaaaaggaaaaggacaaGAGAGCCTCATGCCATTTGCTTTCTGTAGCCGTTTtctgaaaaggaaaagaaaagagaagaaaagtctTCCCTTGGTTGCAATTCCCTAGAGAAGAAGAGCTTCCTTTTACTGAGACTAAAAGGAAATTGCACAAGTGATTGGCTACAATTTGTTTTTACGAAGGATTCGACATCAAAAGTGTTCACGCTTCTCTTCGAGTTCGCTGAAGCGTTGCTGTTCgtgctgctgcttcgcttgttgccgttttaCCCTGAgaaacgattgtccacgtGACCTCAAGCATCcaggaggggacaattctgtttcaaggggtttgtgtctaacacaggactcggctctctcgtatctttcggtttcgcctttgtttcggtttgaatttccaagttcttacactagtgaaattcatttaattttatagcatTTTATTTATCCGAATtgctatttgaattatcgttcaattttgtgacttattaaggctaattaagttttttattACATCGGAAACTCACTGGGCCAAGAAGTCCAGAGAGAGCAGGTGAATTGCTACGTCCACTGCGGGTACTGTAAACCTGAGTTCTCTCTGGTCACTCGTGCATCAGTGGATTGTCATCGACAATGGGATGTTCCACAGACTCCTCCTAGGATGTCCCCTTCTTGAGAACCTTAATGTCAATGCCACACAATCGACCGAGCTATTAGAAATCAAAGTTTCCGGTCTCAACAATCTCTAGGTGGTATATCTGACTGTTGACAGCTCCATCACATGTCTGATCGAAGTCACAGCACATAGCCTCgatactttttgcatcaacaACTAGACCTTCAACATTTAGCCAGGGCACGTGCAAAT includes these proteins:
- the LOC116190466 gene encoding MAR-binding filament-like protein 1-1; translation: MGTLSDDLGLALCKEESLRRTLDLVEAQANAVLLFGRRWRDLEEHLDSISKATDERLEQLGVKGSSVEERFAEVVSEEREVEKKAKDFKGEVVMRLSLLERMLEECWKECRENEDCLASVVTESVAEPECLGETEVKEKELISVSESVEDCRRESEMKKQELDDLQRRIEAALNEHNSREENLNSVQKLLEECSMGLEEKTLRLQSTEDSLKERSRELEFKIDELEWIQTAINDVCKHLDSKNDQLTSIKQSIRASDRAIQKKNQELLSLQDSLKTCCTELDSKKMELDEIQKLLAECTRELDLKERQLSSTKTLIDEFNEELTSKKKDYDAIQKSIIACSTEVDSKRSELASLEKSVNDLKMDGQKEVKVESLQKCSQQYSSVISLKKAELASLHDTIKKVGGDLDLKERRHQVLCTSIKSLNTELEMKKELESAKTVEREGDLKSSEEQLQFSQKELASARAERDECPRKLHSAQASFEGCSRILQGKDRQLQEQLMELKSQQERLNMMQKLLEEKRAEDELRKGDNILVVQQKLLEKIEKSLDPAKLVLQAMQEVYSPSSRKNVKRFNSGVTKRSCVLLLRYLGEASPEIKPQVKEGAMALANQWKAQLSASSDDDYTFRVLALLRLIVVFELTPAFCPNELGVLSGSIFEHGETNELRMLLGLSEPLPCPKVILLRQAEEKLALISPVISGHSLLQHRNKRSRMA